Proteins from a genomic interval of Nematostella vectensis chromosome 12, jaNemVect1.1, whole genome shotgun sequence:
- the LOC5504662 gene encoding N-alpha-acetyltransferase 60: MTTKLGLLNDVQFRFLCPDDIDEVKRLCREWFPIEYPDTWYKEITSNPRFFSLAATYCKSIIGLVVAEVKPRGNCNREDAGILGCSYDDDFQVAYILSIGVVEGYRRHKIGSLLLDSLLSNLTTPERHSCKAIYLHVLTSNMAAMRFYESRCFQRFRFLPLYYSINGVHHDGFLYVLYINGGEPPWTLADALSYAGSKLIQLQPCKLPMYLLNSLYHFFAWFAPVQSVRDSCVRTM; the protein is encoded by the exons ATGACAACTAAACTGGGGCTGTTAAACGATGTACAATTTCGCTTTCTTTGCCCAGATGATATTGACGAAGTCAAACGGCTATGCCGGGAATGGTTTCCAATCGA ATATCCAGATACTTGGTATAAAGAGATAACATCAAATCCAAGATTCTTCTCACTAGCTGCTACGTACTGTAAATCAATTATTGGCCTTGTTGTAGCTGAGGTTAAACCAAGGGGAAACTGCAACAGAGAg GATGCAGGCATTCTGGGCTGCAGCTACGATGATGATTTTCAAGTTGCCTACATCTTAAGTATTGGGGTTGTTGAAGGCTATAGAAGGCACAAAATAG GATCCCTACTACTCGACAGTCTGTTGTCAAATCTGACCACACCAGAGCGGCATTCCTGCAAAGCTATCTATTTGCATGTCTTAACATCCAACATGGCAGCCATGAGGTTTTACGAGAGCCGCTGCTTCCAGAGGTTCCGATTCCTGCCCCTGTACTACTCCATCAATGGTGTTCATCACGATGGCTTTCTCTATGTTCTGTACATCAATGGTGGGGAGCCACCCTGGACTCTTGC TGATGCTCTTAGTTATGCTGGTTCAAAGCTCATCCAACTCCAGCCATGTAAGCTCCCAATGTACCTGCTCAACTCTCTCTATCATTTCTTTGCCTGGTTTGCTCCTGTACAGAGTGtgcgggattcctgtgtcaGGACAATGTGA
- the LOC5504675 gene encoding LOW QUALITY PROTEIN: probable polyglutamine synthesis accessory protein MT0602 (The sequence of the model RefSeq protein was modified relative to this genomic sequence to represent the inferred CDS: inserted 1 base in 1 codon): protein MMTCLRIGPITTDLLLMLRNAFRICWKSFLFLIPTQTKAQVTMATNSTRIFMVGDVMLGRGIDMILPHHNDPKLYEGNGLDAWGYVTLAEEQNGPIPPANQRSVGYIWGDALEILDQKRPDIRIINLETSVTTNSTPWPKGIHYRMHPKNMEVIKLARIDCCILANNHVVDWGFVGLKETLSTLTEANIKYSGAGYNLTEAFSPAVFDVKGIGRVLIFAAGHDSSGVPDSWKATPSREGVNILQVEDTTKSVKKLHEGVMKVKNANDIAVLSIHWGGNWXFEVPEIFQKFAHAAIDDAGIDIIYGHSSHHVKGVEVYKGKLIIYGCGDFLNDYEGITGYEHFRDDLALMYFADVDLASGRLIGLQMVPTQTKHLKVNHAPEEGVDWLVKTMGRECHKLGTEVKRVGNEIHVVMVGS, encoded by the exons ATGATGACATGTCTTCGAATAGGTCCGATCACAACAGACTTGCTTTTAATGCTGCGCAATGCATTTCGCATTTGTTGGAAGAGTTTTCTATTCCTGATTCCTACGCAAACAAAGGCCCAAG TCACCATGGCAACAAACAGCACAAGGATTTTCATGGTCGGGGATGTCATGCTTGGGCGTGGCATTGATATGATCCTGCCGCACCACAATGACCCTAAACTCTATGAGGGAAATGGTCTGGATGCATGGGGTTATGTCACACTAGCTGAAGAACAGAATGGGCCTATCCCTCCCGCAAACCAAAGAAGTGTGGGGTATATCTGGGGGGACGCACTTGAAATCCTTGATCAAAAGCGACCTGACATTCGGATCATTAACTTGGAGACTTCAGTAACAACAAATAGTACTCCATGGCCTAAAGGGATCCATTACAGAATGCACCCAAAGAATATGGAAGTCATCAAGCTGGCTAGAATTGATTGCTGCATTCTTGCAAATAACCATGTTGTAGATTGGGGATTTGTGGGATTGAAGGAAACTTTGTCAACTTTGACTGAAGCCAACATAAAGTATTCTGGTGCTGGTTATAACTTGACCGAAGCCTTTTCACCTGCAGTATTTGATGTTAAGGGAATAGGGCGTGTCTTGATATTTGCTGCTGGGCATGACTCTAGTGGGGTACCTGATTCCTGGAAGGCAACACCTTCAAGGGAAGGTGTGAATATTCTACAAGTTGAAGACACCACAAAATCAGTGAAGAAGTTGCATGAGGGTGTAATGAAGGTGAAGAATGCCAATGATATTGCTGTGTTGTCCATTCACTGGGGTGGAAACT GATTTGAGGTCCCTGagatttttcaaaagtttgcACATGCAGCTATAGATGATGCAGGTATTGATATAATATATGGGCACTCGTCTCACCATGTCAAAGGTGTAGAAGTCTACAAAGGCAAACTGATTATCTATGGTTGTGGTGATTTTCTGAATGATTACGAGGGCATCACAGGGTATGAGCACTTTAGAGATGACCTTGCTTTGATGTATTTTGCTGATGTGGACTTAGCGTCTGGCAGGCTTATTGGGTTACAGATGGTGCCAACACAAACCAAGCACTTGAAGGTTAATCATGCCCCAGAGGAAGGCGTTGATTGGCTTGTGAAGACAATGGGCAGGGAATGTCACAAGTTGGGTACTGAGGTGAAGAGAGTTGGGAATGAAATTCATGTTGTGATGGTTGGATCTTAG